A stretch of the Amycolatopsis sp. BJA-103 genome encodes the following:
- a CDS encoding DUF742 domain-containing protein: MARLPSAAALARMAQEATIPSIPAARRPPRQERQRTRVRPYVRTGGRTQSKRNFAIEAMISVRNDAPWSAPGFSVEFHSVRSLCRRPTSVAEVAASLSVPLGVAKVLLGDMAELGLVTVHETQAEFDGHPALALMERVLQGLRRL, from the coding sequence ATGGCCCGCCTCCCGTCGGCCGCGGCACTCGCCCGGATGGCGCAGGAAGCGACCATCCCCAGCATCCCGGCCGCCCGGCGGCCGCCGCGGCAGGAACGGCAACGCACGCGCGTCCGCCCGTACGTTCGCACGGGCGGACGCACGCAGTCCAAGCGGAACTTCGCCATCGAAGCGATGATTTCCGTCCGGAACGACGCGCCTTGGAGCGCTCCGGGGTTCAGCGTCGAATTCCATTCGGTCCGATCACTGTGCCGCCGTCCGACTTCCGTCGCGGAAGTGGCCGCGTCACTAAGCGTTCCACTCGGCGTTGCAAAGGTCCTTTTGGGTGACATGGCCGAACTCGGCTTGGTTACCGTTCATGAAACGCAAGCTGAATTCGACGGTCATCCGGCACTCGCCTTGATGGAACGCGTGCTGCAGGGTTTGCGTCGTCTGTGA